The genomic interval GAATCTGATGAAAAGTCTTCAGGAATTGTAATTGCCATAAAGTACTTTCCAGCATCTAATCCTTCACGCGCTTCGTCAGCAGACATCATGTTGAAGTCCATGTCGCTGCTCTTATCTAGCGTCTTTGTTAGTTCTTCACCAATATTAATTTCTTTACCGGCCTTACTTGCCGCCTTGTCGTTGTTAATTACCGCAACAGGGAAATTATCCATGCGTTCATATGTATCCCACATAGACTTCAGGAAGATTGTTGAATAGATTGATGGAATCAACATAACCACAATTAAAGTGACCATCAACAATCGGTTCTTCTTTACTTTCGCTAATTCTTGTTTCAGCATGCTTATGCCTGCCTCGCTTTCTTAAACACGTCTATATCTTGTAGATTAGACAACTTGTATGTTGATAATTTCTCACGATATGCCTTTTCAGCATCGCTAAAAATTTGAATGATGTCATCTTCCTTTTCCCGAATGAAATGCTTATCACTTAGGAAACGATCAGCAATGTGCTTTGGTTGATACATTGTGTCTCGTCCTTCGATAGCATAATAGACATCTAATAACGTTAACTCTTCTAGCGCTTTATTGATGAAAAAACCACCATGTTTCCCAGCACCTGAACTAATGATATCGGCATGCACCAATTGCCCTAAGATTTTTTTGACGTAGCTTTGTGACGTGCCCAGCTTGGCAACAATCTCTGCGCTGTTAATACGACGTTCTTGCGCGCGTTCTGCTGCTAGTAGTAACACAATACAAATTGCTTCTTCAAAACTTTGTTTTAGTTGCATAGTCTGCCTCCTCATCTTTTATAACGTTACTCATTCTACATTCAAAGACAATCATTGTCCACATTAAAAAATGAATTTTTCGTAATTGTTTCAAAAATCACCTATTTCAGGTTTACCTCACCCATGTAAAAAAGCCACCTCAATACATTCAGGTGGCTTTTCAATCTGTACGTCATTATTTATCTATTGAAGCAACCTATTTTTAAACACGGAAGAATGATGGTTGGAATTTCTTCCAAACTTCAAGCACAACCGTTGGTGCAAGTGATAGCAACGCTACCATAATCCAATGCATCATTGACAATTGCGTCAATCCAAACAATCCAGCAGTAAATGGAATCAAAGCAATCACTAATGTAATTAATGTTGCTAAGATGGCCATGTTAACCAATGTTGGGTTATCTGAATATGAGTTAGTAAACAACGACTTCGCTGAACGAATATTAAAGACGTGGAAAATTGACGTCAATGATAAGACGATAAAGGCCATCGTTTGACCAATTTCAGCAGATGGCAACATACCACCAAGCGTCATGTCACGTCCAATCCAGATTGCCAACAAAGTAACTATCATAAACAAGATGGCATTCAACGCAATTTGCTTACCTAGTCCATCAGCAAACAGTTTTTCATCTTTATGCATTGGCGCACGATTCATGACACCTTCTGGCATCGGTTCACGACTCAACGCGAATCCTGGTAATCCGTCAGATACTAAGTTAATGAATAGCAAGTGAACTGGCAACAATGGTGACCCCCAGCCTAATAGCATGGCAATAATAATCACCATAATTTCAGACATGTTGGCACTCAACAAGAAGTTAATTGTCTTACGGACCTTCACATAAACACCACGACCTTCAGACACTGCATCCACAATCGTAGAGAAGTTATCATCAGTCAGAATAATATCTGAGGCGCCACGAGCAACATCGGTTCCGGTTTCACCCATTGAAATTCCAACGTCCGCAGCCTTCAAGGCTGGCGCGTCGTTAACACCGTCACCCGTCATAGCGATAATCGCCCCACTACGTTGCCACGACTTCACGATACGAATCTTGTCAGTTGGCGTTACACGAGCATACACAGAGTATTCCTTTACGCGTTCGTCCAATTGCTCATCAGTCAATTCAGACAGTTCAGCTCCGGTCATTCCCTTGTCGCCATCTTCCATAATCCCGATTTCACGGGCAATCGCACTAGCAGTTTCTAGATGGTCACCTGTGATCATAACCGTCTTAATTCCTGCCTTCTTGGCTTTCGCAACAGCGGGTGCAGATTCTGGACGTGGTGGATCAATAATCCCAACCAATCCAATCAATGATAAGTGTTCTTCATAGAATTCCGCTGATGGTTCAGCAGGCATTTCTTCAAAGCGCTTAGCTGTAATCGTCAAAACACGTAAGGCATCTTGTCCGAATTGCTTATTAATCGCAACAGCTTTTTCTTTGTTTCCATGTTCAACCATTGGCAACAAGACATCAAACGCACCCTTTGTGATGGCAACAAACCCACCTTCTGGATCTTGGTGAACCGTTGTCATACGCTTCTTTGTTGAATTAAATGGAATTTGGTCAACTACTGGCCATTCCTTTAACAATTCTGCACGTGGCTTGATTGGTTGCATCGCACGGACAAGCGCTACTTCAGTTGGCAATCCATCATAAACCACATCGCCTTCATCTTCACGCACTTCCACGTTAGTTGAAATCGCTCCAATTGATAGGACTTGTTCTGCTGATGCAGTCATTCCATTCGCAACAGTTGTTAGTTCATCATTTTGATCGGCCCACACTTCACGAACCGTCATCTTGTTTTGTGTTAATGTTCCGGTTTTATCTGATGCAATAACACTGGTTGTTCCAAGTGTTTCCACGGCTGGCAAGCGGCGAATAATCGCATGCTTTTTAGCCATACGTTGCACACCCAATGCTAATGTCATCGTCACGATAACCGCCAATGTTTCAGGCACTACCGCAACAGCCAAAGAAATCGCCGTTAGGAAGATGTGCATCAAATCCATTCCTTGGTACAGACCAAGTCCCATCACGACCAAGGCAGCCACAACCGCAACAATTGAGATATTCTTTCCCAATTGTACTAGTCGTTGTTGCAATGGTGTTAGTGGTGTCTTTGATTCGCTGTTCAACAAACCAGCAATAATTCCCATTTCAGATTGCATTCCAACACTTGTCACCACCGCACGGGCTTGCCCGTTCACAATGGTTGTTCCACGATAAACCATGTTGGCACGTTCACCTAAATCTACATCAGAGGTCAAAATGGCATCTGCATCCTTAGATGCAGGCACACTTTCACCGGTTAGAGCCGATTCTTCGGCTTGTAGTTCAGTGGCTTCTAACAAACGCGCGTCAGCGGCGATTGATGTTCCGTTTTCGATAAGCAAGATATCTCCAACAACGACATCATCACCATCAATTAGTTCTGTTTTCCCATTACGCAACACTTTTACTTTTGACTTATTCAATCCTTGCAAAGCGGCCAAAGAATCTTCGGCACGCCCTTCTTGAACAATTGAAAGCGTAGAATTGATGATCACAATCCCAATGATCAACATACTTTCAAAGTAATTCCCTGTATTTTCCATATAAGCAGTAATGAATGAGATTACGGCCGCAATCAACAAAATGATTGTGGCAACGTCATTCAAACTGATTAAAATCTTACGGGCTAGCGATGGCTTAGCGGGTTCATCGAATACGTTGGCTCCGTATTGCTTACGGTGTATGTCGATTTGTTCTGTATTCAGACCAGTTTCTGGATTAACTTCGTAGTCAACCAGAACGTCTTTAATCGGCTTTTGATATTGTTCCAATGTTTCGTCCTCCCTGTTCAGTCACGTTAACTCTACTTACTTAGCGTAATAAACGAAACTTAAAGAGAACCTTATTATATCTTTAACCAAGGCAAACAAAATACTTCTGCTAGTCTATTTGATAATTACCAAATAATGACTATATAGGAAGAAACTTACGTATCATTCATTAACTTTATAGATAAAAGTTTTTAAAATTATTTTTTCGAAAATTTGAAAAGGACGAAAATACAGTATGTTTTTCGTCCTTTTATCATAACTACAAATAGAAGATGTACGTAGTAAAGCCCCCTAAATTTTATTTAGGGGGCTTTACGGATTTATTTATTTTTTTAAGACCATATCTTTATGTGGAATATTGTCTTCCAAGTATTCTGCTGAGGTTGTTTCAAATCCAAATGATGCGTAAAAGTTTTCTAAGTAACTTTGGGCTTGAATATAGATATTTTCCGCAGGAAAATATCGTTCGATTTCAGACAATACCGCTTCGATTAATTTACGGCCAACATGTTGACCACGATATTGCTTAGTAACCAATACACGGCCGAATTTAATTTGGTCATTGTCTTTAAGAATTCGTGCGTACGCGACAATATCATCTGAATTTTTGAAAATAACATGAATTGCTTGATCATCGGCATCATCAACTTCTTGATAGGCGCAATCTTGTTCCACAACAAAGACACGTACACGTTCTTTTAAAATAGCCAATAATTCTGATGTTGTTAGCTCGTTCGTTTCTTTAACTACTTTCGTCCAAACCAAATTTTCACTCATCATCATACTCCTTAAAGTTGAATGTCCGATTGTCCGTAACAATTGCAGCGTTTCTATCACCATCATAACACTCCTAACAATCTGTTACTTCCACTCAATCCGTCAATTTTTCTCCGTTTCTTTTTTGCATAAATATGCAGAATCACATATCTATCCACTTATTTTTTAAGTATGTTTTTCGTACATAAAAACAATGGTGTGTAATCCATATATTCAGATTTAATATACACAAACTAGAGATAAGAAAAAGGCTGCGTTTTCATCAGTCAGAAAACACAGCACAGAAAGCAAGGTTAGGTTAATATTAATTATTTCAATGTTTCCATTAATTCACCAAAAGACAACCCTTCACCATACAAGATAATTTCCCGATCCGTTTCATGCCCTTTGGTCGTCACATGCATCATATCTTCTTCCCGAGAATCATCACTATCGGGTTTAACTCCTCGATCAAATATCCTACTCGTGTGAAACTGCGGTTTAAAATCATACTTACGCATCAACAGAGGCAATAACGGCCCATGATCCAATTCACTTCGAACTAAATTAGGAAACCGATCATAATTCAAATAGACAGTATCAAAGAAAGTTGATTTATCGTCCGAAAACATCGTGTACTGTAATTGATACAAATAGGCATCATCACTCAATCCCATCAGCTGACGAACATGTGAAAACTCACCATCTACTGACAACTTGAAACTCGTTAGCGATATTTTGGCATCATGCCCCAACTCAGCAATCGTCCCCATCACATCGAAATAATGGATTACTCGATCCATGAGGTTTGGATTTAAAACAAAACTCCCTTTCCCTTTTTTCGTTTCAATATATCCATCACGTTCTAGGTCTGCCAACGCATGTCGAACCGTTGTTCGACTCATACCGTATTTGATTTGTAATGCATTTGATGATGGTATTTTTTCACCTACCTCAAACACCCCCGAATCAATTTTTTGTTTCAGGATATTTTCTAACTCTTGATACACATTATTTTTGTCGACACTCATCGCAACATGTCTCCTGTTCATAACAAGTTTATTTTTATATAGATATATTAGGTATAGGTTCAGTATATCCAACTTGTCACCCCTATTCAAATACGATTTACATAGATTGACCCGTTATAAATTAAGTCATACGCTATATATGTAAATAAAAACGAAGGAGAACTAGACATGATCAATAAGAAAATTACATTAGAAGAGCATTTTTCAACACCGATGAACGATAAGTTATGGGATGATTCAGGTGAAGCAGCGCGTAACGGTCAAGAATACACCAACTTTATTATGGACCGTCTTTGGAATGATAATGAAGCTTATCGTGATGAACTAGGTCGCCTAAATATTACCCACAACATTATGTCTTTGACATCACCCGGTGTATAAGGTATTACCGATCCTAAAACTGCGGTTGGTTTAGCGCAGAAGAGTAATGATGAAGCCTATGAACATTACGTTAAGGCTGACTCCGATCAATTCGGCTTCTTCGCCGCAGTTGCATTGCAAGATGTTGAGGAGGCTCAAAAGGAAGCTCGTCGTGCCGTTAACGAATTAGGCGCTAAAGGTATCCTCATTAACGGTTACACCAACGTCGGCGATGCCAACCATGCCATGTATTTGGATGATGAAAGTCTAAAGCCATTCTGGCAAACAATTAGTGAACTAAACGTGCCTGTTTACTTGCACCCACGTGAGCCACTTCCAACAACAACTGATACCTACAAGGGTTACGAAGAATTAATTGGATCCGCTTGGGGATTTACCCACGAAACAGCCACTCACGCAATTCGTCTAATGATGAGCGGTTTGTTCGATGAGTTCCCTAACCTAACAATTGTCCTAGGACACTTAGGTGAAGGACTTTCTCAAACACTACCTCGTACCGATCACCGTTTGTATCGTCAACGTAATGGTGTAAACAACCAAAAGAACAAGAAGCCATTAATGAGCTACTTGCGTGACAACTTTAAGGTCACAACGTCTGGTCACTTTACGACCGCTAGCTTGCTAGAAGCCATTGAAGTCTTTGGTGAAGACAGCGTTATGTTCTCCGTCGATTACCCCTATGAAGATAACTCAGATGCTGCAAACTGGTTCGATCAACTAGAGTTACCTGAAGACGTTAAGGAAGATATCGCATACAACAATGCCGCCAAGCTTTTAAACATCACTGACTAATCAACGTTAAGCAATCATTTAATTACTAAGTCATAATATATAAAACACGCACTTCGTTCAAAAGTACGTGTTTTATTTTTCCCTAAATTTTTTGAAATATATTAAGTTATCTTTCTGCCTTATTATCTTTTTACCTATATAAGCAACGCATATAAACACCCAACATTTGACATTTATTTTTAAGTCTTTATATTAGTAAGTACCCCAGTTTATTGTGGAAGATCGAGCCACAAATAACGCACAGAACCCCGAAAGGAAATACGCATGGTTAAAGCAAAATCAGCTTATTGGCAAAACATTGTCGATGCAGCACAAAACCATCCTGAAGTTGAAGGTATTGAAACACTACCTTTCTTCACACTAGCGCCCATGGAAGCTGTTACAGATACAGTTTTCCGTCGAGTAGTTGCCAAGGCCGCTGCGCCTGAAGCATTCTACACAGAATTCACAAACGCGCGTAGCATGTCACACCCTAAGGCTAAGTTCACTATTCAAGGACGTCTACAATTCGTTCCTGAAGAACATTCAATTCCAATCGCCCAACTTTGGGGAGATCGTCCAATCGATTTCGATCTTGGAGTTAAGGACCTAAAGGAACGTGGATTTGAAGCCGTTGATATTAACATGGGTTGCCCAGACTCAACAGTTATTAAAAACGGTGGTGGATCAGATTTGATTCGTAACCCTGAAAAGGCAGCCGAACTAATCGCCGCAGCTAAACTTGCAGGGCTACCCGTTTCTGTTAAGACACGTCTAGGGTTCAACAAGCTAGATACATTCCGCGAATGGCTACCATTCCTATTGAAGCAAGACGTTCAAGTTTTGACAGTTCACTTACGTACACGTAAGGAAATGTCAAAGGTTCCTGCTCACTACGAATACATTGATGAAATCTTGGCAATGCGTGATGAAATCTCACCTAATACTTTGATTCAAATCAATGGAGATATTAAGAACCGTGCCCACGGTTTGGAAATCGCCAAGGAACACCCTGGTCTAGACGGTATCATGATTGGTCGTGGAGTTTTTGAAGATCCATACACATTCGAAGATACACCAGCTGAACACACACTTGAAGAATCATTGGATTTGCTACGTATGCAACTAGACTTGCACGACGAATTCGATAAGGAATTTGGTCCAACTAACTTCCAAAAGCTAAAGCGTTTCTTCAAGATTTACGTACGTGGTTTCTCATACGCTTCAGACCTACGTGTTGCTTTGATGGACACTAAGACAACTGATGACGCCCGTGAAATCTTGGCTGAATTTAATGAACAATGGCAAGCTCGTTTGGCAGCAGAATATGCGGCTGAAAACGAAGCAACCTAATTAATTATCAATTGCACAATATAAAAAGCTCAGGACAATATGTCCTGAGCTTTTTTGTACATCATGTTTCTCTTACTTTGTTTCCAATTTCTTAAGTGGTTCCATATATCCAGGAAAATCTCCTGTTCCAAAATCATGAATACGAATCCCGTCATTAAGTTCTTTACGTTCTTTCGCAGTGACATACTCATATTTGTTGGTATTTAGATAATTATAGATAAAGTCGGCATTATTCTTTTTCAATTTATCAATGGCTGCCCCAGGAACAATCATTGCTTCTTTAACGAACGTACCCTTATGATTTACCATCACGTATGGATCCTTTACACCATGATTTAATCCCGTGTACAAATTCAATTTTAACCATTCTGTTCCCATTTCATTGACTGAGAACCAGCCACTCCAACGACCATCTTCTTTTTTACTTTGCTTCAAAATTTCTTTATCGCCCGGGAATTTTGCATAACTAATTTGATATGGTAAAAATGGATTTACACGATCAATGGTATCATTTCCCTTTTCGTATCCAATATAAAATGTCGTAGCTGACCCTATCAATAGGGCGAAGATAATACCCAAGACAATGGTTAATTTCTTGTAACGTCCCTTCAATGACACTTCTTTATCAATTACTTGAGCCACATTCTTTGTCTCTTTCTTCATTTCCAACGGTCCTCCAAATAATAGTTGTTCGAAAGATACATCAAACAATTCACTGATACTTTTTAAGACATCCAGACTTGGATAGTTTTTCCCACGCTCCCAGGTTGAAACGGTTTGTCGACTTACATGTAACGCGTCTGCAACTTGTTGTTGAGTCATCCCTTTGTCTGATCGTAGTTGTTTAATATCGTGTTCAAAACTCATATCTTTCTGTTCTCACTTTATCTGAAGATTTGTCTATAATACTAGCAAGTATCGTTGGCATTTGTCACGCAAGTCCTGCTTGCATCTCCGTATTACCAGCGCTAATGTCATTTGCTAGAAAAAATAAAAAGGAGTTTGCCTGATGCAAACTCCCATTAATTTAATTACAAATCAGAAACCTTCAGTTGAATTTCATCAACATCATCTTTGTTTTCTGGCACAACTACAAATGTATCATGTCCCTTTTCTTTAACAATCACACGACCTTCTTTATCTGATGGTTTCCCATCACGCACTTCACTAATTGCGACAACATCATTTTTCAAATACTTAACATGTAAACCAGCTTCTGTGTGGTCATAGTCAACATTCTTGACATTGATATCACCCATCCAGGCTTTTCCATTTTCAAAATGAACATAGAATACAGGTTCCATCTTATTTTCAGTAGCACTTTCACCTGCCTGCATTACTGACACTTCCCATAATTTATTTGCCTCTAGCGTCTGTTGTGTTGATGTTTTCCCATTGATCATCACTACTGCAAGTACCACTATTAAAATAGCAACCGCCGCAATAATACTACCCGTTAATTTCTTTGACATAATAATTCCCTTTTATTTTTATCAATGTGTTGAATTATTTTAAATCAAAGTCATAATCTATTCAATGTCTATCTTTTGTCAGTTAGCGTGTATTTAAAAAAACAGACCTATCGCGGCCTGTTTGTTGTGATTATTCTGCTGTTTCTTCTTTGTAGAACGTGTTAATCCAAGCGATGAAAACTTGGCCTAAGACGATAATCGTTGCGACCAAATTGAAATAAATCAACAAGGCTAACAATGAACCAAGAGAACGATAAAAGTCGACATTACGCATCGCAAATTGGGCGTATAGTCCAAATCCCGCATTCAAGATACTCAATGCAATGGCCGCCATTCCAGACCCCATTGCAACTGATTGCCAACGAATTTTAACTGCTGGTAATGTGTAATTGAAAATAATTAGAATAACCCACGCTAGTAATAGCGCATAAATCCAAGTCTGTGAGGCTAACGTTTGTAGCCAACCTTCAATATGCGGTAAGTTTTTCATAATGACAGGGAATAAACTACTGAACAGACCAATCACCACAGCGGCTAGCAAGAATGCTAAGAACCATAGGAAACTGACAATACGTGTTACAAGCCCATTCTCTGTCTCTTCGAGGTCATAGATGTCATTAAAAATCTTACGAAACGTTGATAAAATACCACTCGCTGTCCACATCACAACCAATACTGATACAGACAAGACACTAACGCTTCCGTGTAGCACTGAATTAACAATCGGAATTAATGTTTCTCCAATCGCATTTGGCATCTGTTGACGAATAAAGTTATTAATATCCGTCGTGTCTAATCCAATAACCCCTAAAATAACCCCAATACTCATAATCAACGGTACTAATGCAACGATGGTATAGTATGCCACCGTTGGCGCAACCATCCCTACTTGCGCACGATCCACAAAATTCATAAATTCTGTCAGATGAATCTTATTTGAAAAATGCTCCCATTTTGATTTCACTCGTGAAACCACATTTTCTTTTTTAGCCATGTTGTGCCTTTCTGTAGTCTTGAACGTAGTTCCAATAGCTAACAACTGCAGATACCAAATCAAATCCCGGTAAGAACACAATGTATACAAAGATACTCAATGGCGTACTGGGTTGCAAAACAATCAAGAACAACGCATCAATCAATAACGAAAACATCAATTGACGTGGTGTTGCATGAAATATAGATTTTTGTAATCCAATCATCTTTTTTCCCTACCTTAATTGTTTAATTCCTTATCTAAGAAGGCCGCTTTAACCGCTGTCCATTCTGGTGTCATGTAATTAGCTGGTCCATGTACGCCACCTTCAACCAAGTGATATGGGGCATGTTCACGACCTAATACTTCACGTGCGCTGTGCATCATATTCACTGTTTGTTGATATGGCACTACTGGATCTGCTGTTCCAGCAAATCCTAGAATAGCTGGCATACCTGCCGCAAAATACGTCGCTGGATTATATGCTTTTACCAATTCAGGCACGTCCTTTGGTGCACGCTCACCAAATAATTGCCCTTGGAAAGATTCGGCTGTTCCAACTTCGGGGAATTTAGATTCAATCCCTGATTCCGCAAATTGCTTTTCAAATTGGTCAAACTCATATGGTCCATACAAAGCAATTACCGCATTGACTGTCTCTGATGCATCTGGATACAAACCGAATGACTTGTCTTCCATTGCATTAACATGTTGCGTTGCGGCAGTTGTAACGGCCAATTGCGCCCCTGAAGACTCTCCTACGAGTGCAACACGACTCATATCTAGATCATACTTAGCACCGTTAGTATGTAGAAAACGTAATGCTGCCTTCATTTCATAAATTTGTGTTGGGAACGGTGCTTGCCACAACATTGAATAGTTAGGGCTTACCACTGCATATCCATGTTCATGTAACAGCTTCAATGATGCATCCATCTTCATAGAACTTTTTTCACCACGATATAGCCCACCACCGTAAATATCCACAATAACG from Weissella ceti carries:
- a CDS encoding RrF2 family transcriptional regulator, encoding MQLKQSFEEAICIVLLLAAERAQERRINSAEIVAKLGTSQSYVKKILGQLVHADIISSGAGKHGGFFINKALEELTLLDVYYAIEGRDTMYQPKHIADRFLSDKHFIREKEDDIIQIFSDAEKAYREKLSTYKLSNLQDIDVFKKARQA
- a CDS encoding cation-translocating P-type ATPase, encoding MEQYQKPIKDVLVDYEVNPETGLNTEQIDIHRKQYGANVFDEPAKPSLARKILISLNDVATIILLIAAVISFITAYMENTGNYFESMLIIGIVIINSTLSIVQEGRAEDSLAALQGLNKSKVKVLRNGKTELIDGDDVVVGDILLIENGTSIAADARLLEATELQAEESALTGESVPASKDADAILTSDVDLGERANMVYRGTTIVNGQARAVVTSVGMQSEMGIIAGLLNSESKTPLTPLQQRLVQLGKNISIVAVVAALVVMGLGLYQGMDLMHIFLTAISLAVAVVPETLAVIVTMTLALGVQRMAKKHAIIRRLPAVETLGTTSVIASDKTGTLTQNKMTVREVWADQNDELTTVANGMTASAEQVLSIGAISTNVEVREDEGDVVYDGLPTEVALVRAMQPIKPRAELLKEWPVVDQIPFNSTKKRMTTVHQDPEGGFVAITKGAFDVLLPMVEHGNKEKAVAINKQFGQDALRVLTITAKRFEEMPAEPSAEFYEEHLSLIGLVGIIDPPRPESAPAVAKAKKAGIKTVMITGDHLETASAIAREIGIMEDGDKGMTGAELSELTDEQLDERVKEYSVYARVTPTDKIRIVKSWQRSGAIIAMTGDGVNDAPALKAADVGISMGETGTDVARGASDIILTDDNFSTIVDAVSEGRGVYVKVRKTINFLLSANMSEIMVIIIAMLLGWGSPLLPVHLLFINLVSDGLPGFALSREPMPEGVMNRAPMHKDEKLFADGLGKQIALNAILFMIVTLLAIWIGRDMTLGGMLPSAEIGQTMAFIVLSLTSIFHVFNIRSAKSLFTNSYSDNPTLVNMAILATLITLVIALIPFTAGLFGLTQLSMMHWIMVALLSLAPTVVLEVWKKFQPSFFRV
- a CDS encoding GNAT family N-acetyltransferase → MSENLVWTKVVKETNELTTSELLAILKERVRVFVVEQDCAYQEVDDADDQAIHVIFKNSDDIVAYARILKDNDQIKFGRVLVTKQYRGQHVGRKLIEAVLSEIERYFPAENIYIQAQSYLENFYASFGFETTSAEYLEDNIPHKDMVLKK
- a CDS encoding GntR family transcriptional regulator, with the protein product MSVDKNNVYQELENILKQKIDSGVFEVGEKIPSSNALQIKYGMSRTTVRHALADLERDGYIETKKGKGSFVLNPNLMDRVIHYFDVMGTIAELGHDAKISLTSFKLSVDGEFSHVRQLMGLSDDAYLYQLQYTMFSDDKSTFFDTVYLNYDRFPNLVRSELDHGPLLPLLMRKYDFKPQFHTSRIFDRGVKPDSDDSREEDMMHVTTKGHETDREIILYGEGLSFGELMETLK
- a CDS encoding amidohydrolase family protein; the protein is MTDPKTAVGLAQKSNDEAYEHYVKADSDQFGFFAAVALQDVEEAQKEARRAVNELGAKGILINGYTNVGDANHAMYLDDESLKPFWQTISELNVPVYLHPREPLPTTTDTYKGYEELIGSAWGFTHETATHAIRLMMSGLFDEFPNLTIVLGHLGEGLSQTLPRTDHRLYRQRNGVNNQKNKKPLMSYLRDNFKVTTSGHFTTASLLEAIEVFGEDSVMFSVDYPYEDNSDAANWFDQLELPEDVKEDIAYNNAAKLLNITD
- a CDS encoding tRNA dihydrouridine synthase; protein product: MVKAKSAYWQNIVDAAQNHPEVEGIETLPFFTLAPMEAVTDTVFRRVVAKAAAPEAFYTEFTNARSMSHPKAKFTIQGRLQFVPEEHSIPIAQLWGDRPIDFDLGVKDLKERGFEAVDINMGCPDSTVIKNGGGSDLIRNPEKAAELIAAAKLAGLPVSVKTRLGFNKLDTFREWLPFLLKQDVQVLTVHLRTRKEMSKVPAHYEYIDEILAMRDEISPNTLIQINGDIKNRAHGLEIAKEHPGLDGIMIGRGVFEDPYTFEDTPAEHTLEESLDLLRMQLDLHDEFDKEFGPTNFQKLKRFFKIYVRGFSYASDLRVALMDTKTTDDAREILAEFNEQWQARLAAEYAAENEAT
- a CDS encoding helix-turn-helix domain-containing protein, which encodes MSFEHDIKQLRSDKGMTQQQVADALHVSRQTVSTWERGKNYPSLDVLKSISELFDVSFEQLLFGGPLEMKKETKNVAQVIDKEVSLKGRYKKLTIVLGIIFALLIGSATTFYIGYEKGNDTIDRVNPFLPYQISYAKFPGDKEILKQSKKEDGRWSGWFSVNEMGTEWLKLNLYTGLNHGVKDPYVMVNHKGTFVKEAMIVPGAAIDKLKKNNADFIYNYLNTNKYEYVTAKERKELNDGIRIHDFGTGDFPGYMEPLKKLETK
- a CDS encoding YihY/virulence factor BrkB family protein, producing the protein MAKKENVVSRVKSKWEHFSNKIHLTEFMNFVDRAQVGMVAPTVAYYTIVALVPLIMSIGVILGVIGLDTTDINNFIRQQMPNAIGETLIPIVNSVLHGSVSVLSVSVLVVMWTASGILSTFRKIFNDIYDLEETENGLVTRIVSFLWFLAFLLAAVVIGLFSSLFPVIMKNLPHIEGWLQTLASQTWIYALLLAWVILIIFNYTLPAVKIRWQSVAMGSGMAAIALSILNAGFGLYAQFAMRNVDFYRSLGSLLALLIYFNLVATIIVLGQVFIAWINTFYKEETAE
- a CDS encoding alpha/beta hydrolase; its protein translation is MTERFIDLKYTHIPAKTEGITRKWLDVPYMDGERHGMDIYLPNEGTAPYPVIVDIYGGGLYRGEKSSMKMDASLKLLHEHGYAVVSPNYSMLWQAPFPTQIYEMKAALRFLHTNGAKYDLDMSRVALVGESSGAQLAVTTAATQHVNAMEDKSFGLYPDASETVNAVIALYGPYEFDQFEKQFAESGIESKFPEVGTAESFQGQLFGERAPKDVPELVKAYNPATYFAAGMPAILGFAGTADPVVPYQQTVNMMHSAREVLGREHAPYHLVEGGVHGPANYMTPEWTAVKAAFLDKELNN